A genomic segment from Microbulbifer elongatus encodes:
- the tssM gene encoding type VI secretion system membrane subunit TssM, producing the protein MKRLANFFANKWVLGLIGLVALSLLIWFGAEYIKFGSENATLSKGVRIAIIVVMFTLWIVWNLAQWLVERRQNQALIEGIEASQDEAPADPDQERSQEELQALSERFRDAMQVLRKARFRSAQGQVSLYQLPWYIIIGPPGSGKTTALVNSGLEFPLAQSHGKEALGGVGGTRNCDWWFTNDAVLIDTAGRYTTQDSHRVYDNSAWQAFLNLLQKYRRRRPINGVLVAISLQDLMVQTAEQRTHQAKTIRARVNELQQQLGVRFPIYLTFTKCDLVAGFSEFFDNLSQAEREQVWGISFPEEGRVGDGAPLDEFAGEFRALIGRLNQRVLWRVNQERNIEKRALLQGFPARMESLQSLLSEFVRQAFSPNRYDTVPLVRGIYFTSGTQEGSPIDRMMATVSADFGLERDVGHKHQGQGKSYFLHRLLKDVVFPEAELVGVNRKFERATRWFRGAVYAASAAVFVGALFLWTGSVAQNKLYMNEVRDHIRSFEALQAETRGRRLTPTEALDQLEHLHTASRVYQKEEHPWLNNLGLYDDRVDRAADLLYQQQLDTLFLPALQTAIERDLSRMDSADPALVSTLKTYLMFFEKDKRDIETLKAYFSADWSKRLSGEAARQEQLLAHLERLFFRPLPEGRAPNERVVASARQQLRRIPVPQRLYGQLQRSDLGQARIDLYGEVGGDTRQLFGVDPADPRFQIPYLYTKAGYKDVDFSADSPLLQKLAEERWIYGNDLDGEDFSEEDRQQLGEDVKRIYLAEYQQRWQQFLTGFSLTGFNSTSQAFDVLSKLADPVYSPLLAVSEITADNTRLTLRPELPVDANGVPLPVSSTTRRLGGAAVSGAANAIAEQYQPTVVDIRFEELHRLTRSEKGRPARVQEYLAAIGKVQEYLAEIDGGVDAGEVAFNKAKARFSGASDAIKQLRIKATNAPAPFDRWLTQVADNTWALVMAKAKGHVDRAWREQVYSVYSRSLANRFPLQSRSEQEVPVLLFNEYFKPGGIEQQFVQQYLKPFVDTRNWKARALEGRTLGISSSSLTQLKRAEIIRKTLFAQGEQAGYGFRIEPTKLDSGVRLFALELGDQRVPYSHGPRTSRNLDWRGGESNRVRIIFEDLNQTIHRQHFEGDWAWYRLLGNSEMTRGRSSNEYLLTFSEEGRSAQFRVRSSSAYNPFDKNLLAAYRCPQVL; encoded by the coding sequence ATGAAACGTCTGGCCAATTTTTTTGCCAATAAATGGGTGCTCGGCCTGATCGGCCTTGTCGCACTGTCTCTATTGATCTGGTTTGGTGCGGAATACATCAAGTTCGGCAGTGAAAACGCAACCCTGTCGAAAGGTGTGCGCATTGCCATTATCGTCGTTATGTTCACGCTCTGGATCGTATGGAATCTGGCTCAGTGGCTGGTGGAGCGACGTCAGAACCAGGCGCTGATCGAGGGTATCGAAGCGTCGCAGGACGAGGCGCCTGCGGATCCGGATCAGGAGCGTAGTCAGGAGGAGCTGCAGGCACTCTCGGAACGGTTCCGCGATGCCATGCAGGTGCTGCGCAAGGCGAGATTCCGCTCCGCCCAGGGGCAGGTCTCCCTGTATCAATTGCCCTGGTACATCATCATCGGCCCCCCGGGCTCCGGTAAAACCACCGCGCTGGTGAATTCTGGCCTGGAGTTTCCTCTGGCCCAGAGTCACGGCAAGGAGGCCCTGGGTGGTGTGGGCGGCACCCGGAATTGCGATTGGTGGTTTACCAATGATGCCGTGCTCATCGACACCGCTGGCCGCTACACCACACAGGATAGTCATCGGGTATATGACAACAGTGCCTGGCAGGCATTTTTGAATCTGCTGCAAAAGTATCGTCGTCGTCGTCCGATAAACGGTGTGCTGGTTGCGATCAGCCTGCAGGATCTGATGGTGCAGACCGCAGAACAGCGTACCCATCAGGCGAAAACCATTCGCGCCCGGGTGAATGAACTGCAGCAGCAACTCGGTGTTCGTTTTCCGATTTATCTCACCTTCACCAAGTGTGACCTGGTGGCAGGCTTTAGTGAGTTTTTCGACAACCTTTCACAGGCGGAGCGTGAACAGGTCTGGGGTATCAGCTTTCCGGAAGAGGGCCGCGTTGGTGACGGAGCACCGCTGGATGAGTTTGCAGGTGAGTTCCGCGCATTGATTGGACGGCTTAATCAGCGCGTATTGTGGCGGGTGAATCAGGAACGCAATATTGAAAAGCGTGCCCTGTTACAGGGCTTTCCTGCGCGTATGGAAAGCCTGCAGAGCCTGCTTTCAGAATTTGTGCGTCAGGCATTCAGCCCGAATCGTTACGACACCGTCCCATTGGTACGTGGAATCTATTTCACCAGTGGCACTCAGGAAGGCAGTCCGATTGACCGAATGATGGCCACGGTCAGTGCTGACTTTGGTCTGGAACGGGACGTGGGGCACAAGCATCAGGGGCAGGGTAAGAGCTATTTCCTGCACCGCCTGCTGAAAGATGTTGTGTTTCCTGAGGCGGAGCTCGTCGGGGTAAACCGAAAATTCGAACGCGCCACCCGCTGGTTTCGCGGGGCAGTGTATGCCGCTTCTGCCGCCGTTTTTGTCGGTGCACTATTTTTATGGACCGGCAGCGTCGCTCAGAACAAGCTGTATATGAATGAGGTGCGAGATCATATTCGCAGCTTTGAAGCCCTGCAGGCCGAAACGCGCGGCCGGCGGCTGACACCAACGGAAGCGCTGGATCAGCTGGAGCATCTCCATACCGCCTCGCGGGTATATCAGAAAGAAGAACATCCATGGCTGAATAACCTGGGCCTGTATGACGATCGTGTAGATCGCGCCGCGGATCTGCTGTACCAGCAGCAGCTGGACACCCTTTTCCTGCCCGCGTTGCAGACCGCCATCGAGCGTGATCTGTCCAGAATGGACAGTGCTGACCCGGCTCTGGTGTCGACCCTGAAAACCTATCTGATGTTCTTTGAGAAAGACAAGCGCGATATAGAAACGCTGAAGGCATATTTCTCCGCGGATTGGTCGAAGCGCCTGAGTGGCGAGGCGGCCAGGCAGGAGCAGTTACTCGCCCACCTGGAGCGTCTGTTTTTCCGTCCACTGCCGGAAGGCCGAGCACCGAACGAGCGCGTCGTCGCCAGTGCCCGGCAGCAGCTGCGCCGTATCCCGGTTCCCCAGCGTCTCTATGGTCAGTTACAGCGCAGTGATCTCGGGCAGGCGCGGATTGACCTGTACGGGGAGGTCGGGGGCGATACCCGGCAGCTATTTGGTGTGGACCCGGCGGACCCCAGGTTCCAGATTCCCTATCTGTATACCAAGGCAGGGTACAAGGATGTGGACTTCAGTGCGGACTCTCCATTGCTGCAGAAGCTGGCAGAGGAGCGCTGGATCTATGGAAATGACCTGGACGGTGAAGACTTCAGTGAGGAAGACCGCCAACAGCTCGGTGAAGATGTTAAGCGCATTTATCTGGCGGAGTACCAGCAGCGCTGGCAGCAGTTCCTTACCGGGTTTTCGCTGACGGGCTTCAATTCTACCTCTCAGGCGTTTGACGTTCTGTCCAAACTTGCCGATCCGGTGTACTCGCCGCTGCTCGCAGTCTCGGAGATTACCGCGGACAATACCCGACTGACGTTGCGTCCGGAGCTGCCGGTGGATGCCAACGGGGTTCCGCTGCCAGTATCGAGCACCACGCGCAGGTTGGGAGGTGCCGCGGTTAGCGGCGCCGCAAATGCCATTGCGGAACAGTATCAACCCACGGTCGTTGATATTCGGTTTGAGGAACTGCACAGGCTTACCCGTAGTGAGAAAGGGCGTCCGGCACGGGTTCAGGAATATCTTGCCGCAATCGGCAAAGTGCAGGAGTATCTCGCTGAAATCGACGGCGGTGTAGACGCCGGCGAGGTCGCTTTCAACAAGGCCAAAGCGCGTTTTTCTGGTGCGAGTGATGCGATCAAGCAATTGCGCATCAAGGCCACCAACGCCCCGGCGCCCTTCGATCGTTGGCTGACGCAGGTGGCAGACAATACCTGGGCACTGGTTATGGCAAAGGCAAAAGGCCATGTCGATCGTGCCTGGCGTGAGCAGGTATACAGTGTATATAGCCGCAGCCTTGCCAACCGATTCCCACTGCAGAGCCGTAGCGAACAGGAAGTGCCGGTGTTGCTGTTTAATGAGTACTTCAAGCCCGGTGGGATTGAGCAGCAGTTTGTGCAGCAGTATCTGAAACCCTTTGTTGATACACGTAACTGGAAGGCGCGCGCACTGGAAGGGCGCACCCTTGGGATTTCCTCGAGTTCTCTTACTCAGTTGAAGCGTGCGGAGATTATCCGCAAAACCCTGTTTGCTCAGGGAGAGCAGGCTGGTTACGGATTCCGCATAGAGCCGACAAAGCTCGACTCCGGTGTACGCCTGTTCGCTCTGGAGTTGGGCGATCAGCGGGTGCCGTACTCGCATGGCCCGCGTACCAGTCGTAATCTTGACTGGCGCGGTGGTGAGTCCAATCGTGTGCGTATCATTTTTGAAGATCTGAATCAGACGATACATCGACAGCACTTTGAAGGCGATTGGGCCTGGTACCGGCTGCTGGGCAATTCGGAGATGACCCGCGGGCGCAGCAGCAATGAGTACCTGCTTACGTTTAGCGAAGAAGGGCGCTCGGCGCAGTTCCGGGTGCGATCGTCCAGTGCCTATAACCCGTTTGATAAGAATCTGCTGGCGGCCTACCGCTGCCCGCAGGTTCTGTAA
- the tssA gene encoding type VI secretion system protein TssA has protein sequence MAFANVIEIDGLLQEISADSPQGEDIREDRSPTSDYYTIKDARNSARAAERSAMFDDSDTDLLAPWRDVARTAEKILREKSKDLEVASWYTEALIRLHGFAGLRDGVALINGLVEQFWDGLYPEPDEDGLETKVAPLTGLNGDGADGTLLLPIRSAEITPEGDFGGFSFFQYQQARDADKIADPDAKAARVETLGYGLGEFEQCSKSAAPQWAQDLVETLEEALTTYKQINETLRGHCAHDAPPFSNISSLLDEVLRTTRFIYQEQLESLAAVAESPEAPDGEAPQEPGMQQVTAMVQQVAVPTGAITSREDALVLLEKAARYFRTYEPHTPLAPGLERLINWGRMTVAELMTELLPDDQSRAIYSQLTGVMLDGSDSQRYVAPPAAAVRSDQAAASAEPDPAPASQTDDSWSDQSESEPASSGAPSW, from the coding sequence ATGGCGTTCGCCAATGTGATCGAAATTGACGGCTTGTTGCAGGAGATCAGTGCAGACAGCCCCCAGGGGGAGGACATCCGTGAGGATCGCTCACCCACTTCCGATTACTACACCATTAAAGATGCGCGCAATAGCGCCCGAGCGGCCGAGCGCTCGGCTATGTTTGACGACAGCGATACCGACCTGTTGGCGCCGTGGCGGGATGTCGCGAGAACCGCAGAAAAGATTCTGCGAGAAAAAAGCAAAGATCTTGAAGTCGCGAGCTGGTACACCGAAGCGCTCATCCGCCTGCACGGTTTTGCCGGTCTGCGCGATGGTGTGGCGTTGATCAATGGCCTGGTCGAGCAGTTTTGGGACGGCCTTTACCCCGAGCCCGATGAAGACGGTCTTGAAACCAAGGTTGCACCGCTGACCGGCCTCAATGGCGACGGTGCGGACGGCACGTTGTTGCTTCCTATCCGCAGTGCAGAGATTACCCCGGAAGGGGACTTCGGTGGCTTTTCTTTTTTCCAGTATCAGCAGGCAAGAGACGCGGATAAAATCGCTGACCCGGATGCAAAAGCCGCGCGTGTTGAAACACTCGGTTACGGTCTCGGTGAATTTGAGCAGTGCTCGAAAAGCGCTGCTCCCCAGTGGGCTCAGGATTTGGTAGAGACACTGGAAGAAGCGCTGACAACCTACAAGCAGATCAATGAAACACTGCGAGGACATTGTGCCCACGATGCTCCCCCGTTTTCCAATATCAGCAGCCTGCTGGATGAGGTGCTGCGTACAACGCGTTTTATCTATCAGGAGCAGCTGGAATCTCTGGCAGCGGTTGCGGAATCCCCTGAGGCGCCCGATGGCGAAGCGCCGCAGGAGCCTGGGATGCAGCAGGTCACAGCGATGGTGCAACAGGTTGCGGTGCCAACCGGCGCTATCACCTCTCGTGAAGATGCGCTGGTACTGCTGGAAAAGGCCGCGCGCTATTTTCGCACCTACGAACCGCACACGCCGCTGGCCCCCGGGCTCGAGCGGCTAATCAACTGGGGACGCATGACGGTTGCGGAGTTGATGACCGAACTTCTTCCCGATGACCAGTCCCGCGCGATCTATTCACAGCTGACCGGCGTCATGCTGGATGGCAGTGACAGCCAGCGTTACGTAGCCCCTCCCGCAGCAGCAGTGCGCTCGGATCAGGCGGCAGCGTCTGCCGAGCCAGATCCGGCTCCTGCGAGTCAGACTGACGATAGCTGGTCCGATCAATCTGAATCTGAGCCGGCCTCGTCCGGCGCTCCAAGCTGGTAA
- the tssC gene encoding type VI secretion system contractile sheath large subunit has product MSTEVENVAEQEVEEQSASLLEQAISATKQTQPDEAQDLIANLTKQALQGTLTWDRNLTQTINKAVQAIDQAMSRQLSAILHDEKFQKLEGSWRGLNHLVMNSETGATLKIRMMNINKRELFRDLDKAVEFDQSQTFKKIYEEEFGTAGGEPFGCMIGDFEFTSHPEDIELLSKMSNVAAAGFCPFISAAGAGMFGFNDFTELSKPRDLGGIFESGEYIKWRSFRDSDDSRFVTLVMPRTLARTPYGANTKPVESFNFEEFEVDESGVSKPAEHDQYCWMNASYVMGTTMTKAFAENSWCTAIRGAEGGGKVEGLPTHVFKSDDGDLDQKCPTEIGITDRREAELSAQGFLPLCHYKNTDYSVFFGSQSAQKPKVFDNPDATANASISARLPYLMATSRIAHYLKVMARDKVGSFMEAGDCERWLNKWISQYTNSNPDASAEMKAKYPLAEARVEVKEIPGQPGCYSAVAYLKPWLQMEELTTSMRMVANIPSAG; this is encoded by the coding sequence ATGAGCACCGAAGTTGAAAATGTAGCAGAACAGGAAGTTGAAGAGCAGTCAGCCAGTCTCCTCGAGCAGGCCATTTCGGCGACCAAGCAGACCCAGCCGGATGAAGCTCAGGACCTGATTGCCAACCTGACCAAGCAGGCATTGCAGGGAACCCTGACCTGGGACCGCAACCTGACCCAGACCATCAATAAGGCAGTGCAGGCAATTGATCAGGCGATGTCGCGCCAGCTTTCCGCCATTCTCCACGATGAGAAATTCCAGAAGCTGGAAGGCTCCTGGCGCGGCCTCAACCACCTGGTGATGAATTCTGAAACCGGTGCCACCTTGAAGATCCGGATGATGAATATCAACAAGCGCGAGCTGTTTCGCGACCTGGACAAGGCTGTTGAGTTCGATCAGAGCCAGACCTTCAAAAAGATCTATGAAGAAGAGTTCGGTACTGCAGGTGGCGAGCCTTTCGGCTGCATGATCGGTGATTTCGAATTCACCAGTCACCCGGAAGATATCGAACTGCTCAGCAAGATGTCTAACGTGGCAGCTGCTGGTTTCTGCCCGTTTATTTCTGCCGCCGGCGCGGGCATGTTTGGTTTTAACGATTTTACCGAGCTGTCGAAGCCTCGTGATCTCGGTGGAATCTTCGAGTCCGGTGAATACATCAAGTGGCGCAGCTTCCGCGACAGTGATGACTCCCGCTTTGTCACCCTGGTGATGCCCCGTACACTGGCTCGTACCCCTTACGGCGCCAATACCAAGCCTGTGGAATCCTTCAATTTCGAAGAATTTGAAGTGGATGAATCTGGGGTGTCAAAGCCGGCGGAGCACGATCAATACTGCTGGATGAATGCCTCTTATGTCATGGGCACTACCATGACAAAAGCGTTTGCAGAAAACTCCTGGTGTACTGCGATTCGCGGCGCAGAAGGGGGTGGTAAGGTGGAAGGTTTGCCGACCCACGTGTTCAAAAGCGATGACGGCGACCTCGATCAAAAGTGCCCGACGGAAATCGGCATTACCGACCGCCGTGAAGCTGAGCTCAGTGCCCAGGGCTTCCTGCCGCTGTGCCACTACAAGAATACCGATTACTCCGTTTTCTTTGGCTCCCAGAGTGCACAGAAGCCCAAGGTTTTCGACAATCCGGATGCCACTGCGAATGCATCCATTTCCGCTCGTCTGCCATATCTCATGGCGACCTCCCGCATCGCTCACTACCTGAAAGTGATGGCGCGGGATAAAGTCGGCTCATTCATGGAAGCCGGTGACTGTGAGCGCTGGTTGAACAAGTGGATTTCTCAATACACCAACTCCAACCCGGATGCGAGCGCCGAGATGAAAGCCAAGTATCCGTTGGCGGAAGCCCGCGTTGAAGTGAAAGAGATCCCTGGTCAGCCCGGGTGCTACAGCGCCGTGGCCTATCTGAAACCATGGCTGCAGATGGAAGAACTCACCACTTCCATGCGTATGGTCGCCAATATCCCGTCTGCGGGTTGA
- the tssC gene encoding type VI secretion system contractile sheath large subunit: MSAVTSSPTTGSASVHCDDNVLEANWLKDFLDEPDDLFAFERWVSARGTGDAHRSTSVRQWISGVISELDMLISDQLNHIIHAPKFQRLEASWRGLFLLIQQTPSADNIKIKLLDLSWKDLSRDIERAPDFDQSGFFHLIYNEEFGTPGGEPYGLLLGDYYISHRPFDGHPYDDVFTLQGIAHTAAAAFAPFICSATPQLFGVDSYDDLAKPMDYSEIFREKQYIRWNSLRELEDSRFIGITLPQVLMREPHTQGFSAYRGLRFREDVAATNSKNYLWGNSVFALGAVLVREFDEVGWFSHIRGVARDHLGGGLVTQLPALGYGVDSQPQFLRMSTSILVTDFVERELSDLGFICLCHCYDTPYSAFNSVPSLQKTKQYSSKAAQANARISSMLQQILCASRFAHYIKVMIRDKVGAYMNAADCERQLQHWMDRYTTGREDLSWEMLARYPLREARVRVVDEPGKAGSYQSIIHLKSHYTVDHLVSELKLTTALSQIGVGAAN; encoded by the coding sequence TTGTCTGCCGTTACCTCCAGTCCAACTACCGGCAGCGCTTCCGTGCATTGCGATGACAATGTGCTCGAGGCCAACTGGCTGAAGGATTTTCTTGACGAGCCCGATGACCTGTTTGCCTTTGAGCGTTGGGTAAGCGCCCGTGGTACCGGTGATGCACATCGTAGTACCAGCGTTCGTCAGTGGATCAGCGGTGTTATCAGTGAGCTGGATATGCTGATCAGTGATCAGCTTAACCACATTATCCATGCGCCGAAATTCCAGCGGCTTGAAGCGAGCTGGCGGGGCCTTTTCCTGTTGATTCAGCAGACCCCAAGTGCTGACAATATCAAGATCAAGCTCCTGGACCTGAGCTGGAAGGATTTATCCCGGGACATCGAGCGCGCGCCGGATTTTGATCAGTCGGGCTTTTTTCATCTTATCTACAACGAAGAGTTCGGTACGCCCGGTGGTGAGCCCTATGGACTGTTGCTGGGTGACTACTATATCTCTCATCGCCCGTTTGACGGTCATCCCTATGACGATGTTTTCACGCTACAGGGAATAGCGCATACGGCAGCTGCCGCCTTCGCACCATTTATCTGCAGCGCCACGCCCCAGTTGTTCGGTGTGGACAGCTACGATGATCTCGCGAAACCCATGGATTACAGCGAAATTTTCCGCGAAAAACAGTACATCCGTTGGAACAGCTTACGGGAGCTGGAGGATAGCCGGTTTATCGGTATCACCCTGCCGCAGGTACTGATGCGCGAGCCACATACGCAGGGCTTTTCTGCCTACCGCGGGCTGCGATTTCGCGAAGATGTGGCGGCGACGAACAGCAAAAATTATCTCTGGGGAAACAGTGTCTTCGCGCTTGGCGCCGTGCTGGTACGGGAATTTGACGAGGTTGGCTGGTTCTCCCATATCCGCGGGGTCGCACGGGATCACCTGGGGGGCGGACTGGTTACCCAGCTACCGGCTCTTGGCTACGGGGTCGACAGTCAACCACAGTTTCTGAGGATGTCGACCTCGATTCTGGTGACAGATTTCGTTGAGCGAGAGCTGAGTGATCTCGGTTTTATATGCCTGTGCCACTGTTACGACACACCTTACAGCGCTTTTAACAGTGTGCCCTCACTGCAGAAAACCAAGCAGTACAGCTCCAAGGCGGCTCAGGCTAACGCCCGGATAAGCAGCATGTTGCAGCAGATACTCTGTGCTTCCCGATTTGCGCATTACATTAAAGTCATGATTCGCGACAAGGTTGGGGCCTATATGAACGCCGCCGATTGCGAGCGTCAGCTGCAACACTGGATGGATCGGTATACCACGGGTCGGGAAGACCTCTCCTGGGAAATGCTCGCTCGTTATCCTCTGCGGGAAGCCCGGGTAAGGGTAGTCGATGAGCCCGGTAAAGCGGGGAGTTATCAGAGCATTATTCACCTTAAGAGCCACTATACCGTCGACCACCTGGTATCCGAATTGAAATTGACTACCGCACTTTCACAAATCGGTGTGGGGGCAGCGAACTAA
- the tssB gene encoding type VI secretion system contractile sheath small subunit: MSESIHNKLKRVRKPRVHITYDVETNGAEVKKELPFVTGVMGDYSGDNTENRRPLKERKFVQIDRDNFNDVMAKVNPKLNLQVENTLAGDGSKMAVDLDFNHMDDFSPEQIVDQVEPLKQLLEARSKLRDLLSKADRSEELEKVLEDILKSTDNVSAISEQLGLGEEKGEDA, from the coding sequence ATGTCCGAGAGCATTCACAATAAACTCAAGCGTGTGCGTAAGCCGCGTGTCCATATTACCTACGATGTGGAGACCAATGGCGCGGAGGTGAAAAAAGAGCTTCCGTTCGTCACCGGGGTGATGGGGGACTATTCCGGTGACAACACCGAAAATCGCCGACCTCTGAAAGAGCGCAAGTTTGTTCAGATTGACCGTGACAATTTCAATGATGTCATGGCCAAGGTAAATCCCAAGCTGAATCTGCAGGTTGAAAACACCCTGGCTGGCGACGGTAGCAAGATGGCTGTGGACCTGGATTTCAACCATATGGATGATTTCTCCCCGGAGCAGATCGTCGATCAGGTTGAACCTCTGAAGCAACTGCTCGAAGCACGCAGTAAATTGCGTGACCTGCTGAGCAAGGCCGATCGCTCGGAGGAACTGGAAAAAGTCCTTGAGGATATTCTGAAAAGCACAGACAACGTCAGCGCTATCTCCGAGCAGCTTGGCCTCGGTGAAGAAAAAGGAGAGGATGCGTAA
- the tagF gene encoding type VI secretion system-associated protein TagF, producing MANKGIFGKLPAHGDFVQRDLPGSFITPWDEWLQRAVHGAREIIGEGWLDYYLTSPIWRFAFSPGVLDGQSWVGVLVPSVDSVGRYFPLTLAAAQPASVNPFTLMTDDRAWFQALSELSIEALQNGLLVDQVLERFPAWAGKSVTQSQGHIALQSASDNSQGLISVSGGGDVEDAYPLLLETLMKPNASSYSLWWCAGSQHLNATSMLCPGLPDPSTYCSMIGAPEYHW from the coding sequence ATGGCGAACAAAGGAATATTTGGCAAGCTGCCTGCGCACGGTGACTTCGTACAACGGGATCTTCCTGGCTCTTTTATTACGCCGTGGGATGAGTGGCTGCAGAGGGCGGTGCACGGCGCGCGGGAAATTATAGGTGAGGGCTGGTTGGACTATTATCTTACCAGCCCGATCTGGCGATTCGCTTTTTCTCCGGGTGTGCTCGACGGGCAGAGCTGGGTTGGAGTTCTTGTGCCGAGTGTCGACAGTGTGGGGCGTTATTTCCCGCTTACTCTGGCGGCCGCGCAACCCGCTTCCGTGAACCCTTTTACATTGATGACGGATGATCGTGCCTGGTTTCAGGCGTTGTCAGAACTTTCCATCGAGGCATTACAGAATGGGCTGCTCGTGGATCAGGTCCTCGAGCGTTTTCCTGCATGGGCGGGGAAAAGTGTCACGCAGTCGCAAGGACATATTGCGCTGCAATCCGCTAGCGACAACAGCCAAGGGTTGATTTCAGTGAGCGGTGGTGGCGATGTAGAAGACGCTTATCCACTGCTGCTGGAAACTTTGATGAAACCCAATGCCAGCAGCTATAGCCTGTGGTGGTGTGCAGGCTCACAGCACCTGAATGCCACTTCCATGTTGTGTCCCGGCCTGCCGGATCCCTCCACGTATTGCTCCATGATCGGAGCGCCGGAATATCACTGGTAA